A genomic window from Micromonospora ferruginea includes:
- a CDS encoding ATP-binding protein produces MSDMLRAPAEVKYADELAYLESVDTGPKPFSWRLSPRMVRLFVLGSERADGLDREIPQKWFGDRSFVERSIVTLASDRGLLLIGDPGTGKSWLAELLSAAICGNSTLVVQGTAGTTEDHIKYSWNVSMVIARGQSRESMIPSPIMTAMEQGVIGRFEELTRSTSDVQDALISILSEKYVSIPELNDDNIVFAQPGFSIIATANSRDRGVNDLSSALKRRFNFVRIPVVTNKRSEAEIVRFRTEELLRRHRIELEVPPTLLGILLQSFADLRAAASAATSDDEKLESALSTAEQIGVLEDAVLHSQFFGDRTLRAQTLAGSLVGSLARRSPEDLAILNKYLHGVVEPRAKADGGDWDGFLDGGRQAIASLS; encoded by the coding sequence ATGTCCGACATGCTCCGCGCCCCCGCCGAGGTCAAGTACGCCGACGAGCTGGCCTACCTCGAGTCGGTCGACACCGGGCCGAAGCCGTTCTCCTGGCGCCTGAGCCCACGCATGGTCCGGCTGTTCGTGCTCGGCTCCGAACGCGCCGACGGCCTCGACCGGGAGATCCCGCAGAAGTGGTTCGGCGACCGCAGCTTCGTCGAACGCAGCATCGTCACCCTCGCCTCCGACCGGGGCCTGCTGCTCATCGGTGACCCCGGCACCGGCAAGAGCTGGCTCGCCGAGCTGCTCTCCGCCGCGATCTGCGGCAACTCCACCCTCGTCGTGCAGGGCACCGCCGGCACCACCGAGGACCACATCAAATACTCCTGGAACGTCTCCATGGTCATCGCCCGCGGCCAGTCCCGCGAGTCGATGATCCCCTCGCCGATCATGACCGCCATGGAGCAGGGCGTCATCGGCCGCTTCGAGGAGCTGACCCGCTCCACCAGCGACGTGCAGGACGCGCTCATCTCGATCCTGTCCGAGAAGTACGTCTCCATCCCGGAGCTGAACGACGACAACATCGTCTTCGCCCAGCCCGGCTTCTCGATCATCGCCACCGCCAACAGCCGCGACCGCGGCGTCAACGACCTGTCCTCCGCGCTCAAGCGCCGGTTCAACTTCGTCCGCATCCCGGTCGTCACCAACAAGCGCAGCGAGGCCGAGATCGTCCGCTTCCGCACCGAGGAGCTGCTGCGCCGGCACCGCATCGAGCTGGAGGTGCCCCCCACCCTGCTCGGCATCCTGCTGCAGAGCTTCGCCGACCTGCGCGCCGCCGCGTCCGCCGCCACCAGCGACGACGAGAAGCTGGAGTCGGCGCTGTCCACCGCCGAGCAGATCGGCGTGCTGGAGGACGCCGTCCTGCACAGCCAGTTCTTCGGCGACCGCACCCTGCGCGCGCAGACCCTGGCCGGCTCGCTGGTCGGCTCGCTGGCCCGGCGCAGCCCCGAGGACCTGGCCATCCTCAACAAATACCTGCACGGCGTCGTGGAGCCGCGCGCCAAGGCCGACGGCGGCGACTGGGACGGCTTCCTCGACGGCGGCCGCCAGGCGATCGCGTCCCTGTCGTGA
- a CDS encoding FkbM family methyltransferase: MAGLRRSLDFYHGDPAREAALDAFYAPLVRAGDLVLDVGAHVGDRLASFRRLGARVVAVEPQPLCARVLRALHAGDDAVTVVEAACGATTGPVRLHVNSANPTVSTASPGFVRAADRAAGWEGQTWDDEIEVGGTTLDALVDAYGRPAFVKIDVEGFEDAVLAGLSRPVPALSFEFTTITRDLAGHCLERLTTLGFTAFTVALGDETTFALPGWGPAGAVAAYLDGLPHEANAGDVYARS, translated from the coding sequence ATGGCCGGCCTGCGCCGGTCGCTCGATTTCTACCACGGTGACCCGGCACGCGAGGCGGCGCTCGACGCGTTCTACGCCCCGCTGGTCCGTGCCGGCGACCTGGTCCTCGACGTCGGCGCGCACGTCGGCGACCGGCTCGCCAGCTTCCGCCGGCTCGGCGCCCGGGTGGTCGCGGTGGAGCCGCAACCGCTGTGCGCCCGGGTGCTGCGCGCCCTGCACGCCGGCGACGACGCGGTGACGGTGGTGGAGGCGGCCTGCGGAGCGACGACCGGACCGGTCCGGCTGCACGTGAACTCCGCCAACCCGACCGTCTCCACCGCCTCCCCCGGCTTCGTCCGGGCCGCCGACCGGGCCGCCGGCTGGGAGGGCCAGACCTGGGACGACGAGATCGAGGTGGGCGGCACCACGTTGGACGCGCTCGTCGACGCGTACGGCCGGCCGGCGTTCGTGAAGATCGACGTGGAGGGCTTCGAGGACGCCGTGCTGGCCGGGTTGAGCCGCCCGGTGCCGGCGCTGTCGTTCGAGTTCACCACGATCACCCGGGACCTGGCCGGGCACTGTCTGGAGCGGCTGACCACGCTCGGTTTCACCGCGTTCACGGTGGCGCTCGGCGACGAGACGACGTTCGCGCTGCCCGGCTGGGGGCCGGCCGGCGCGGTGGCGGCGTATCTGGACGGGTTGCCGCACGAGGCGAACGCCGGCGACGTGTACGCGCGAAGCTGA
- a CDS encoding ABC transporter ATP-binding protein yields the protein MTTTESAPAPADEVVLEAVGLTKHFPVRRRLRDLLSRNPAVVHAVDDVSIALRRGRVTALVGESGSGKSTVARLLAQLYPRTGGDIRLHGASTRVHGGRRFRAYVRRVQLILQDPFASLNPVHTVRYHLTRSLRIHGNAGSGPDGLERALADLLTRVSLTPPERYLDAFPHELSGGQRQRVAIARALGADPEVLLADEPVSMLDVSIRLGVLNLLQDLKDRLNLAILYITHDIASARYFADETIVMYAGRMVEGGDSETVTQRPAHPYTRLLTDSAPDPDRITGAGADAEAASERGQGEPPSLIRPPAGCRFHPRCPHAMPRCTTELPPPIPVEDRPGHWAACWLFDPDTVAAGKTGTATATPTAGATAGQEATR from the coding sequence ATGACGACGACCGAGAGCGCCCCGGCGCCGGCCGACGAGGTGGTGCTGGAGGCCGTCGGCCTGACCAAGCACTTCCCGGTGCGCCGGCGGCTGCGCGACCTCCTCTCCCGGAACCCGGCGGTGGTGCACGCCGTCGACGACGTCTCGATCGCGCTGCGCCGCGGCCGGGTGACCGCGCTGGTCGGCGAGTCCGGCTCCGGCAAGTCCACGGTGGCCCGGCTGCTGGCCCAGCTCTACCCGCGCACCGGCGGCGACATCCGGCTGCACGGCGCCTCGACCCGGGTGCACGGCGGCCGCCGCTTCCGGGCGTACGTGCGGCGGGTGCAGTTGATCCTCCAGGACCCGTTCGCGTCGCTGAACCCGGTGCACACGGTCCGCTACCACCTGACCCGGTCGCTGCGCATCCACGGCAACGCCGGATCCGGCCCGGACGGGCTGGAGCGGGCGCTCGCCGACCTGCTCACCCGGGTCAGCCTCACCCCGCCGGAGCGCTACCTCGACGCGTTCCCGCACGAGCTGTCCGGCGGGCAGCGCCAGCGCGTCGCCATCGCCCGGGCGCTCGGCGCCGACCCGGAGGTGCTGCTCGCCGACGAGCCGGTGTCGATGCTTGACGTCTCGATCCGCCTCGGCGTGCTCAACCTGCTCCAGGACCTCAAGGACCGGCTGAACCTGGCGATCCTCTACATCACCCACGACATCGCCTCGGCCCGCTACTTCGCCGACGAGACCATCGTCATGTACGCCGGCCGGATGGTCGAGGGCGGCGACAGCGAGACGGTCACCCAACGGCCGGCGCACCCGTACACCCGGTTGTTGACCGACTCGGCGCCGGACCCGGACCGCATCACCGGCGCCGGCGCGGACGCCGAAGCGGCGAGCGAGCGCGGGCAGGGCGAGCCGCCGAGCCTGATCCGCCCGCCGGCCGGCTGCCGGTTCCACCCGCGCTGCCCGCACGCCATGCCCCGGTGCACCACCGAGCTGCCGCCGCCGATCCCGGTCGAGGACCGGCCCGGGCACTGGGCGGCGTGCTGGCTGTTCGACCCGGACACCGTCGCGGCCGGGAAGACCGGAACCGCCACGGCGACCCCGACGGCCGGCGCCACCGCCGGACAGGAGGCGACCCGATGA
- a CDS encoding DUF5682 family protein, with product MTAPAPTGLFGALREQLTDAAAAFADSPDALAGILAGMVDDVDRALGERLEIFPVCHHSPASALAMVRRLRARPPKVIYLELCEDLRPLLDELRNCRLPVAVQAFATELDGFPTEWSPLSVIAPVTEASAEYQAIAYALDTPGVELVLVDRSTDHVYQWTPRDDRPTGPDPTPATDEDGALHGDAIGVEIGDLRPRFAELESYLLHHGKVRHWSEWWEQYVERPLADADHDTYRQVMVLIGSLFRRLRPARSARDDRDSDRERHMWTRMRQHLAATGADPADCLYVCGAFHAASHVEQFGLDSTAPDFPISPRTGTRWRYGLIPSSHSAIEAQFGLAPGTVSIAAANWTAAIGRTRLTPYRLAGQQTGKKGRRARATPAGAPADTSTDRLTGFLAAPPALDELDEAELRGWCVDIVRLARRNGYLASTADAIAVFETSILLANLRNRARPTPYDFADAAVTCIEKDVVPGRRDVRRLCEILLGGDRIGQVGYDSLPPLARDVLDRLHPLGLDLERRTVQRALLDLRADPALAPCSDLLWMLRHLLPADAVRPIMGERRLGHRSTQESWDLALGRNQRALIELGYEGVTVEQVLEQRLRRAVRGPDATAARALAAVEDAIRLLDSPRLVDELGARAVELLAAERTVDDAPEVLRRIRRLLAHHRTTAPALPAWCRAFVTTGYAHYCTLLPTAFVDETTGVRQVGAMLGFLFSMESLALSLGCDRSQLELAVAQAHPEAPAKLALLWAARHQLGLLPLAHLRERCAELLANPLVVPAFPHYLSGFVHALDPVPGLAPFVVETMSAAFAGLPDPVLLPWLPTLITTLREHGPELVPLLVREAERTFPATLPALDAWTPPWVAAPTAPAPTPQASTGPLAGLLVDHPDAVDAVAALLGCDGPWRSLAGPGRPAGDGGSPLLAAHPDTARAVAALLTPDRTGAGTG from the coding sequence GTGACCGCCCCCGCACCGACCGGCCTCTTCGGCGCGCTGCGCGAACAGCTCACCGACGCCGCTGCCGCGTTCGCCGACTCCCCCGACGCGCTCGCCGGGATCCTCGCCGGCATGGTCGACGACGTCGACCGGGCACTCGGCGAACGGCTGGAGATCTTCCCGGTCTGCCACCACTCCCCCGCGTCCGCGCTGGCCATGGTCCGGCGGCTGCGCGCCCGCCCACCCAAGGTCATCTACCTCGAACTCTGCGAGGACCTGCGCCCGCTCCTCGACGAGCTGCGCAACTGCCGCCTGCCGGTGGCCGTGCAGGCGTTCGCCACCGAACTCGACGGCTTCCCCACCGAGTGGAGCCCGCTGAGCGTCATCGCACCGGTCACCGAGGCCTCCGCGGAATACCAGGCCATCGCGTACGCGCTGGACACCCCGGGCGTCGAGCTGGTGCTGGTGGACCGCTCCACCGACCACGTCTACCAGTGGACCCCGCGCGACGACCGGCCGACCGGTCCCGACCCGACGCCGGCCACCGACGAGGACGGCGCCCTGCACGGCGACGCGATCGGGGTGGAGATCGGCGACCTGCGCCCCCGGTTCGCCGAACTGGAGTCCTACCTGCTGCACCACGGCAAGGTGCGGCACTGGTCGGAGTGGTGGGAGCAGTACGTGGAACGCCCCCTCGCCGACGCCGACCACGACACCTACCGCCAGGTGATGGTGCTGATCGGCAGCCTGTTCCGCCGGCTGCGCCCGGCCCGGTCCGCCCGCGACGACCGCGACTCCGACCGCGAGCGCCACATGTGGACGCGGATGCGCCAGCACCTCGCCGCCACCGGCGCCGACCCGGCCGACTGCCTCTACGTCTGCGGCGCCTTCCACGCCGCCAGCCACGTCGAACAGTTCGGCCTCGACTCCACCGCGCCGGACTTCCCGATCAGCCCTCGCACCGGCACCCGCTGGCGCTACGGCCTCATCCCGTCCAGCCACTCCGCCATCGAGGCGCAGTTCGGCCTCGCCCCCGGCACCGTGTCCATCGCCGCCGCCAACTGGACCGCCGCGATCGGCCGCACCCGGCTCACCCCGTACCGGCTGGCCGGGCAGCAGACCGGGAAGAAGGGCCGCCGCGCCCGCGCCACGCCGGCGGGCGCCCCGGCCGACACGAGCACCGACCGTCTCACCGGTTTCCTCGCCGCGCCACCCGCGCTCGACGAGCTGGACGAGGCGGAGTTGCGCGGCTGGTGCGTCGACATCGTCCGGCTCGCCCGCCGCAACGGCTACCTGGCCAGCACCGCCGACGCGATCGCCGTGTTCGAGACGTCGATCCTGCTGGCCAACCTGCGCAACCGGGCCCGGCCCACGCCGTACGACTTCGCCGACGCCGCGGTCACCTGCATCGAGAAGGACGTGGTGCCCGGCCGCCGCGACGTGCGCCGGCTCTGCGAGATCCTGCTCGGCGGCGACCGGATCGGCCAGGTCGGCTACGACTCCCTGCCGCCGCTGGCCCGTGACGTCCTCGACCGGCTCCACCCGCTCGGCCTCGACCTGGAACGGCGCACCGTGCAACGCGCGCTGCTCGACCTGCGCGCCGACCCGGCGCTGGCGCCCTGCTCCGACCTGCTCTGGATGCTGCGGCACCTGCTGCCCGCCGACGCGGTCCGCCCGATCATGGGCGAACGCCGCCTCGGCCACCGCTCCACGCAGGAGAGCTGGGACCTCGCCCTCGGCCGCAACCAGCGCGCCCTGATCGAGCTGGGCTACGAGGGCGTCACCGTCGAGCAGGTGCTGGAGCAGCGGCTGCGTCGCGCCGTGCGCGGCCCGGACGCGACCGCCGCCCGCGCGCTCGCCGCGGTCGAGGATGCCATCCGGCTGCTCGACAGCCCCCGCCTGGTCGACGAACTCGGCGCGCGGGCGGTGGAACTGCTCGCCGCCGAACGCACCGTCGACGACGCGCCGGAGGTGCTGCGGCGCATCCGCCGGCTGCTCGCCCACCACCGCACCACCGCGCCCGCGCTGCCCGCCTGGTGCCGGGCGTTCGTCACCACCGGCTACGCGCACTACTGCACGCTGCTGCCCACCGCGTTCGTCGACGAGACGACGGGCGTCCGCCAGGTCGGCGCGATGCTCGGTTTCCTGTTCAGCATGGAGAGCCTCGCGCTGTCGCTGGGCTGTGACCGGTCGCAGCTCGAACTGGCCGTCGCGCAGGCCCACCCCGAGGCGCCGGCCAAGCTGGCGCTGCTCTGGGCGGCTCGCCACCAGCTCGGCCTGCTGCCGCTGGCGCACCTGCGCGAGCGCTGCGCCGAGCTGCTGGCCAACCCGCTTGTGGTGCCGGCGTTCCCGCACTACCTCTCCGGGTTCGTGCATGCCCTCGACCCGGTGCCGGGGCTGGCGCCGTTCGTGGTCGAGACGATGTCCGCCGCGTTCGCCGGGCTGCCCGATCCGGTGCTGCTGCCCTGGCTGCCCACCCTGATCACCACGCTGCGCGAGCACGGCCCGGAGCTGGTCCCGCTGCTGGTCCGCGAGGCGGAGCGCACCTTCCCGGCCACGCTTCCCGCGCTGGACGCCTGGACACCACCGTGGGTCGCCGCGCCCACCGCGCCGGCGCCGACTCCGCAGGCGTCCACGGGTCCGCTCGCCGGACTGCTGGTCGACCACCCGGATGCCGTGGACGCGGTGGCCGCGTTGCTCGGCTGCGACGGGCCGTGGCGCTCCCTCGCCGGGCCCGGCCGGCCGGCCGGTGACGGCGGGTCGCCGCTGCTCGCCGCGCATCCGGACACCGCCCGCGCCGTGGCGGCCCTGCTGACGCCGGACCGCACCGGGGCCGGTACGGGGTGA
- a CDS encoding ABC transporter substrate-binding protein: protein MRRRQLLAAALAGAMVTTTVAACGDSPNANKKSGQAATVLNVGMPNGPQAENNNPFLTTSAAASLGYRWQIYEPLMMWNPVKPAEPFKPWLATKAEWSADYKSVKVTIRDNATWSDGQKVTAEDVAFTYNLVKKFPALNDQGVPYTDATASGNDVTITMSSPQFVNQQKVLWRVPIVPKHLWEKIADPTTDPVKQPVGSGPYTLKSFTPATTTLTVRDGGYWQDAPKVKELRFTSYTDNSAQTTALANGESEWSFVFIPNYQTVFVAKDQKNHKVWAPPVLGIHGLYLNTTKKPFDDPTLRKAMNMVVDRSDIFTTAEAAYFHPEVKSVTGLPSPAGDSFIAPEYKGQEHKVDVEGAKALLTGAGYKLDGTTLKDKGGKPVTIKLTDPAGWSDYQTSLEIVKDNLSKIGIAATIDKANQDAWFRNVEQGNFDATFRWTESGATPYDIYRTIMDGRVLKPIGTASPAGNFGRFTNQAATDALVSYANATDDATRTTALATLQKIFVEQTPMIPVGADNIGGAYSVKNWTGWPDDSNPYGALQPTQPNALDVVLHLKPTAG from the coding sequence ATGAGAAGACGGCAACTCCTCGCCGCCGCGCTGGCCGGCGCGATGGTCACCACCACTGTGGCCGCCTGCGGCGACAGCCCGAACGCGAACAAGAAGAGCGGCCAGGCCGCGACCGTGCTGAACGTCGGCATGCCCAACGGCCCGCAGGCGGAGAACAACAACCCGTTCCTCACCACCTCGGCCGCCGCGTCGCTGGGCTACCGGTGGCAGATCTACGAGCCGCTGATGATGTGGAACCCGGTCAAGCCGGCCGAGCCGTTCAAGCCGTGGCTGGCCACCAAGGCCGAGTGGTCGGCGGACTACAAGTCGGTCAAGGTGACCATCCGCGACAACGCCACCTGGTCGGACGGGCAGAAGGTGACCGCCGAGGACGTCGCGTTCACCTACAACCTGGTCAAGAAGTTCCCCGCGCTCAACGACCAGGGCGTGCCGTACACCGACGCGACCGCGAGCGGCAACGACGTCACCATCACCATGTCCAGCCCGCAGTTCGTCAACCAGCAGAAGGTGCTGTGGCGGGTGCCGATCGTGCCGAAGCACCTGTGGGAGAAGATCGCCGACCCGACCACCGACCCGGTGAAGCAGCCGGTCGGCAGCGGCCCCTACACGCTCAAGTCGTTCACCCCGGCGACCACCACGCTGACCGTGCGCGACGGCGGCTACTGGCAGGACGCGCCGAAGGTCAAGGAGCTGCGGTTCACCTCGTACACCGACAACAGCGCGCAGACCACGGCGCTGGCCAACGGCGAGTCGGAGTGGAGCTTCGTCTTCATCCCCAACTACCAGACCGTGTTCGTGGCCAAGGACCAGAAGAACCACAAGGTGTGGGCGCCGCCGGTGCTGGGCATCCACGGCCTCTACCTGAACACCACGAAGAAGCCGTTCGACGACCCGACGCTGCGCAAGGCGATGAACATGGTCGTCGACCGGTCGGACATCTTCACCACCGCCGAGGCGGCCTACTTCCACCCCGAGGTCAAGAGCGTGACCGGCCTGCCCAGCCCGGCCGGTGACTCGTTCATCGCGCCGGAGTACAAGGGGCAGGAGCACAAGGTCGACGTCGAGGGCGCCAAGGCGCTGCTCACCGGCGCGGGCTACAAGCTCGACGGCACCACGCTCAAGGACAAGGGCGGCAAGCCGGTCACGATCAAGCTGACCGACCCGGCCGGCTGGTCCGACTACCAGACCAGCCTGGAGATCGTGAAGGACAACCTGTCGAAGATCGGCATCGCGGCGACCATCGACAAGGCCAACCAGGACGCCTGGTTCCGCAACGTGGAGCAGGGCAACTTCGACGCCACCTTCCGCTGGACCGAGAGCGGCGCCACGCCGTACGACATCTACCGGACGATCATGGACGGTCGGGTGCTCAAGCCGATCGGCACCGCGTCGCCGGCCGGCAACTTCGGCCGCTTCACCAATCAGGCGGCGACCGACGCGCTGGTCTCGTACGCCAACGCGACCGACGACGCCACCCGCACCACCGCGCTCGCCACGCTCCAGAAGATCTTCGTGGAGCAGACGCCGATGATCCCGGTCGGCGCGGACAACATCGGCGGCGCGTACAGCGTGAAGAACTGGACCGGCTGGCCGGACGACTCGAACCCGTACGGCGCGCTGCAGCCCACCCAACCCAACGCGCTGGACGTGGTGCTGCACCTCAAGCCGACCGCCGGCTGA
- a CDS encoding YccF domain-containing protein — MIRFLLNLLWLVFGGGLVLAVGYGVAALICFVLVVTIPFGVASLRLASYALWPFGRTLVPKPGAGVPSGLANVLWVVLAGWWLALSHILAGVALCVTIIGIPFGVANFKLVPAALWPLGQEVVETP; from the coding sequence GTGATCCGCTTCCTGCTGAACCTGCTGTGGCTCGTCTTCGGCGGCGGCCTCGTCCTGGCCGTGGGCTACGGCGTGGCCGCCCTGATCTGCTTCGTCCTGGTCGTCACCATCCCGTTCGGTGTCGCCTCGCTGCGCCTCGCCTCGTACGCGTTGTGGCCGTTCGGCCGCACGCTGGTGCCGAAGCCGGGCGCCGGGGTGCCGTCCGGGCTGGCGAACGTGCTGTGGGTGGTGCTGGCCGGCTGGTGGCTGGCCCTGTCGCACATCCTCGCCGGGGTCGCGCTCTGCGTGACGATCATCGGCATCCCGTTCGGGGTGGCCAACTTCAAGCTGGTCCCGGCCGCGCTCTGGCCGCTCGGCCAGGAGGTCGTCGAGACCCCCTGA
- a CDS encoding VWA domain-containing protein, translating into MTDDRTHANRRQVLYWRLLARLFSPDEQPTLESASVAVVDDLGLPAALLDPTVSVDTVVQRFPALAAELRDLLAADRETPADDGPFHPAEAEVRRAALASKLLLNVFATGAGEVSAGQLARWQADAGWFEQACGVAPGELRREGAGLGATLAGLEGDLVRRMRLREVLADPALAARLTPSMSLIEQLLRDKANLSGVALANAKSLIRRYVDQVAEVLRTQVAQATVGAVDRSVPPKRVFRNLDLDRTIWQNLTNWSPDDERLYVDRLYYRQTARRTTPARLIVVVDQSGSMVDSMVNCTILASIFAGLPKVDVHLIAYDTRALDLTPWVHDPFEVLLRTNLGGGNDGPVAMALARPKIAEPRNTVLVWISDFYEFDRSQPLFDGIEAVHRSGVRFIPVGSVNSSGHQSVNPWFRQRFKDLGTPVISGHIRKLVAELKNFLT; encoded by the coding sequence ATGACCGACGACCGCACCCACGCCAACCGCCGCCAGGTGCTCTACTGGCGGCTGCTCGCCCGCCTGTTCAGCCCCGACGAGCAGCCCACGCTGGAGTCCGCGAGCGTCGCCGTGGTCGACGACCTCGGCCTGCCCGCCGCGCTGCTCGACCCGACCGTCTCCGTCGACACCGTCGTCCAGCGTTTCCCGGCGCTCGCCGCCGAGCTGCGCGACCTGCTCGCCGCCGACCGGGAGACGCCGGCCGACGACGGGCCGTTCCACCCGGCCGAGGCCGAGGTCCGCCGGGCCGCGCTGGCGTCCAAACTGCTGCTCAACGTGTTCGCCACCGGCGCCGGCGAGGTCAGCGCCGGGCAACTGGCGCGTTGGCAGGCCGATGCCGGCTGGTTCGAGCAGGCGTGCGGCGTCGCGCCCGGCGAGCTGCGCCGCGAGGGCGCCGGCCTGGGCGCCACGCTGGCCGGGCTGGAAGGCGACCTGGTCCGGCGGATGCGGCTGCGGGAGGTGCTCGCCGACCCGGCGCTGGCCGCCCGGCTCACCCCGAGCATGTCCCTGATCGAGCAGCTCCTGCGGGACAAGGCGAACCTGTCCGGGGTGGCGCTGGCCAACGCCAAGTCGCTGATCCGCCGCTACGTCGACCAGGTCGCCGAGGTGCTGCGCACCCAGGTCGCGCAGGCCACCGTCGGCGCCGTCGACCGGTCGGTGCCGCCCAAGCGGGTCTTCCGCAACCTCGACCTGGACCGCACCATCTGGCAGAACCTGACCAACTGGAGCCCGGACGACGAGCGCCTCTACGTCGACCGGCTCTACTACCGGCAGACCGCCCGCCGCACCACCCCGGCCCGACTCATCGTGGTGGTCGACCAGTCCGGCTCGATGGTCGACTCCATGGTCAACTGCACCATCCTGGCCTCCATCTTCGCCGGGCTGCCCAAGGTCGACGTGCACCTGATCGCGTACGACACCCGGGCGCTGGACCTGACCCCCTGGGTGCACGACCCGTTCGAGGTGCTGCTGCGCACCAACCTCGGCGGCGGCAACGACGGCCCGGTCGCCATGGCCCTGGCCCGCCCTAAGATCGCCGAGCCGCGCAACACCGTGCTGGTCTGGATCTCCGACTTCTACGAGTTCGACCGCTCCCAGCCGCTGTTCGACGGCATCGAGGCCGTACACCGCTCCGGGGTGCGGTTCATCCCGGTCGGCTCGGTCAACAGCTCCGGCCACCAGAGCGTCAACCCGTGGTTCCGGCAGCGCTTCAAGGACCTCGGCACGCCCGTCATCTCCGGCCACATCCGCAAGCTCGTCGCCGAGCTGAAGAACTTCCTCACCTAG
- a CDS encoding LacI family DNA-binding transcriptional regulator has translation MPITIADVATRAGVSKTTVSRVLNGKGEVHIRTADRVRAVISDLGYVPSARAVGLARGRTRVVGMLVPALTWPWMGEVLQGAADAVEAEGYGMLLFTCTHGDESMRRFASQVSAKSFDGLLVVEPEGTLDYITGLHRRGLPVILIDDRGHQPGFPSVRTTNEDGARAAAAHLLSLGRRRPLVITGLRRFGCTRERLAGFAGGYADAGVPVAPERVVEGDFTFECGRAAVRRLLADGVPFDAVFAHNDLSAAGALQALRDAGRRVPQDVAVVGFDDLPLAGHTHPPLSSVRQPLREMGTAAARLLIAHLTGTPLPDTPTVIPTGFAARASTHVT, from the coding sequence GTGCCGATCACCATCGCCGACGTCGCGACCCGCGCCGGGGTGAGCAAGACGACCGTCTCGCGGGTGCTCAACGGCAAGGGCGAGGTGCACATCCGCACCGCCGACCGGGTCCGCGCGGTGATCAGCGACCTGGGCTACGTGCCGAGCGCCCGCGCGGTCGGGCTGGCCCGCGGGCGGACCCGGGTGGTCGGCATGCTGGTGCCGGCCCTGACCTGGCCCTGGATGGGCGAGGTGTTGCAGGGCGCGGCCGACGCGGTCGAGGCCGAGGGCTACGGCATGCTGCTGTTCACCTGCACCCACGGCGACGAGTCGATGCGGCGGTTCGCCTCCCAGGTCTCCGCCAAGTCCTTCGACGGCCTGCTCGTGGTCGAACCCGAGGGCACCCTGGACTACATCACCGGGCTGCACCGGCGCGGCCTGCCGGTGATCCTCATCGACGACCGTGGCCACCAGCCCGGCTTTCCGTCGGTGCGGACCACCAACGAGGACGGCGCCCGGGCCGCCGCCGCGCACCTGCTCTCCCTCGGCCGTCGCCGGCCGCTGGTCATCACCGGGCTGCGCCGGTTCGGCTGCACCCGGGAGCGGCTCGCCGGGTTCGCCGGCGGGTACGCCGACGCTGGCGTACCCGTCGCGCCGGAGCGGGTGGTGGAGGGCGACTTCACGTTCGAGTGCGGGCGCGCGGCGGTGCGGCGGCTGCTCGCCGACGGCGTGCCGTTCGACGCGGTCTTCGCGCACAACGACCTCTCCGCCGCCGGGGCGCTGCAGGCGTTGCGCGACGCCGGCCGGCGCGTCCCGCAGGACGTGGCGGTGGTCGGCTTCGACGACCTGCCGCTCGCCGGGCACACCCATCCCCCGCTCAGCTCGGTGCGGCAACCGCTGCGCGAGATGGGCACGGCCGCCGCCCGGCTGCTCATCGCCCACCTGACCGGCACCCCGCTGCCCGACACCCCGACCGTCATCCCGACCGGCTTCGCCGCCCGCGCCTCCACCCACGTCACCTGA